ATTGTAAAACCTCAGGTGGTATTCTCTCTTCAGCAGCTGAAATCACTTCCGCTCAGAGAACATGAAATCTTTAACCTGTACAGAAAAGATACACCGTTTACCGTTTCAGAAGATGGAGATTTCTCATCAATATTTTCCAACGGATCAGATTATACAGATTCCTCCTTTCCTTCTATTAAAAGCTATTGTGTAGACAGAACAGCACAGGCAAGAAAAGGAGAACTTGAAAATATCATCGGTAGAGACAAAGAATTGAGAATGCTGGTGGAGATCCTTTGCCGGAGAAGCAAACCGAATGTAATCATTATCGGAGAGCCGGGAGTAGGAAAAACAGCATTGGTAGAAGGTTTTGCCATTGAAATTACAAAAGGGAACGTTCCGGAGATGCTTAAAAACGGAACCCTTTTAGAGCTGGATACCGGAGCATTGCTTGCAGGAACCTCTTACAAAGGTGAAATTGAAGACCGTCTGAAGAAAGTGATCAATGAATGTAAAAAAATTGAAAAAGCAATCCTTTTCATTGATGAGATCCACACCCTTTTAGACCCGAAAGGAAGCATCGGAAACGTAGCCAACCTTTTGAAACCTGAATTGGCAAGAGGAGAAATTACCGTAATCGGAGCAACTACCCAGGAAGAATACAGAAAAATTATTGAGCCGGAACAGGCTTTCAACCGTCGTTTCGAGGTATTAACCGTTAATGAGCCGGATGAAAAGACCTGTGTGAAAATGATTGACGTACTCCTTGAAGGCTACAAAAAACACCATGGCATCGAGGTGGAAAAAACAGCCCTTCCGGAATGCGTACGTCTGGCAAAAAGATATGCAAAAGGTAAGAAATTACCGGATGCGGCTATTGACTTGTTAGACAGAACGATGGCTGCCATCAAAATGCTTGATGAGCTTTCAGAAAAAGAACTGGACAGCTGGAAAGAAAGCTATGATGCCATCTTAAAAGAAGAATATGCAGACAGCAAAGACAAAGCTGACGAGCTGATCTGGACGTATAATTTATTAAGGGATAAAATAAGCCCTATTCTCTGGGGATCCCTTAGTGAACAACCTGCCCTGGACAACGCTATGCCGGTAGATCAGATCCAGAAGATCATTGAAGATACCTATGCAGAGCTTTTACAGCATGCAGCAAAGAAAAGAGAAAAAGTAGACCGTCTTGAACTGGCTGCTGTAATGGCTGCCAAAACCAATATCCCGATCGGGAAAATTCAGGCACAGGAAAAAGAAAAGCTCCTGAATATGGAATCCCTTCTCCTAAACAGGGTAGTAGGGCAGGACCATGCTCTAAAAATCCTTTCCGATGCTATCGTAGAAAACCGAAGCGGATTAAACAAACCGGGGCAGCCGATAGGATCATTCTTCCTTTTAGGACCTACCGGAACCGGTAAAACAGAGCTGGCAAAATCTATGGCAGAATTGCTTTTCAACGATGAAAAGGCCATGGTACGTTTCGATATGTCAGAATTCAAAGAAGAACATTCTGCAGCGTTATTGTATGGTGCGCCTCCGGGATATGTAGGTTATGAAGAAGGAGGGATGCTGGTCAACAAAATCAGACAACAGCCTTATACCGTTGTTTTATTTGATGAAATTGAAAAAGCCCACCATTCCGTTTTTGATGTATTCCTTCAGATTATGGACGAAGGAAAAGTACATGATAAACTGGGGAAAGAAGGAGACTTCAGCAATGCTCTGATTCTCTTTACCTCCAATATCGGAAGTGAAGAAATTGTAAAACAGTTTGAAGAAGGCAAAGTTCCGGAATCATCGTCACTGATGCAGATCATGTCAAACTCAGGCAGATTCAGACCGGAATTCCTGGCAAGAATTACAGAGATCATTCCTTTTGCACCGATCACGGAATCTATTGCAGAAAGAATCTTCAATATCCAGCTGAAATCACTTCATACCTCGCTGACGAGACTGGGAATTGCTCTGCAGATCAGTGATGATGCTGTGAGAAACCTTGCATTGGGAGGATTCAGCAGTAAATATGGAGCGAGACAGATCTCGGGAGTGATCCGTGCACAGCTTGCCAGACCAATCTCTAAAATGATTGTGAGAGAAGAAGTAAAATCCGGCCAGACCATCCATGTAGACTGGAATAAAGAAGAAGATAAACTAAGCTGGAAAGTAGATTAAAGGATATCGTAAAAAGGCTTAACAGCAAAAAACTGCCTTGAGCCTTTTTACCTTTTTTGCTTATTAAATACATTTAAGATGAAAACGATTGTCAGGAATATCTTTACAGGTTTACTGCTAATGGGAACAACTGTCTTTGTAAACGGGCAGTTTCTTGCTGCTTCCGATACCTCAGAAAGCAGTGTGAAAAAGTATAAGGGAATCATTAATGCCAATAAAGATCTTGTAGAATTTATAGAGCAGCTGCTTCTTCAGAAGGGGCTTCCAAAGCATCTGAGAAATCTGGCACTGATAGAATCTCATTTTAACAAAAATATTACTTCAGGAGCAGGGGCCGTGGGGATCTGGCAGTTTATGACTGCACATGCGAACCAATACGGGCTTACCGAGCAGGGCCGTACAGATATTTATAAAAGTACCAAGACCGCTGCGATTTCCCTGAGTAATCTTTACAAAAAATACAATAATTGGGTAACGGTAGTGGCTGCTTATAACTGTGGCGAAGGAAATATTGCAAAAGCCATGCAGGCAGCAGGCTCCTCTCAATACCATGAGTTTTCTAAATATCTTCCAGGGGAAACCATCAATCACGTGAAGAAATATCTGAATGCGTGCTATGCCACAGGTGAGCTTCAAAGCGTGCTGAGCAATTACAATTCTTCGAGACTTCATAAGGTTTTCTTTGAAAACGGGAACCGTAAAGTAACAGATGAGGTTCTTTCTGAAACTGATATCAATGCCGGTTTCAATCTGAAGGTTGTTGCTGCTGAACTGAACGTAGATGTTGACAAAATTCTGGCATGGAATCCCGGAATTGAAGAAGAACTGCAGAAAAAAGGAGAAAGTACCCTTTATCTGCCAACCGATCTGATGCCTGATTTTCTTTTGAGAAAAAATAAAATACTGATGCGTTCCATAAAAGAAGGAGCTGCTGTTCAGCAATAAGATAATCCATATTATCCGTACAAAATAGTAGGATCTTCTTTTTTTAAGAAGGTCCTATTACATTCTATAAAGCTACATGATGAAAAATAAATTAAAATATATCTTCTTATTACCGGTTCTCTGGTTTTTTATTCACTGTGTTTATATCATAGCTGACGGATTGATTGACAGGCAGGGAAAAGCCGATGTAGCTGTAGTTTTGGGAAATAAAGTGAATGAAGACGGAACCTTATCGGATAGACTGGCAGCCCGGATGGATCAGAGTATTACATTATATACTTCAGGCCGGGTAAAAAAGATTCTCGTAAGCGGAGGGTTGGGCAAAGAAGGCTATTGGGAAGGAAACAAAATGGAGGAATATCTGGTGAAAAAAAATATTCCAAAAAAAGATATCATTGTAGATAATAATGGAAATAATACTGAAATGACCGTTAAGAATGCCATCAGAATATGTGATAGTCTGCATTTTAAAAAAGTAATTTCCGTTTCCCAGTATTACCACCAGACAAGAATTAAAAAGCTCTTCAAAAAATCTCAATTCCATGCTATTGAAAGTTCAAGCCCGCAATATTTTGAAATAAGAGATTTTTACTCAATTTTCAGAGAGTTTTTCGCGTACTATTTTGGGTAAGAGCTTTCTGATTTTTCAATTTTCAGGATTAAGCTACTCCATATTTTTTCAAACAACAGTTTATTTTTTTTGATTCAGCCATCTGTTAAAAGATTGCTAATTTTTATTAAAAATTATTAATATTTCTCTTTGGAGTGGAAAAATATAATAGTATTTGATTTTTTAATTTGTATTTAAGATTTTGATTTTCAGACTGTTGTATTTGTTTATTAAGTCAAATGTCGTAGAATTACGACAAGAAATCGTAGAACTACTACAATTTCTGAGATTTATAGTGAAAAGTTTTTTTTAGAAAAAAAGAGCCTCTATATTTGCTATACAATCACCGAATCACAAAATATTATTAACGATTAAAATTTACAAATCATGGCAGAAAGAAATTCGAGAGGAATCTTAAAATTCAACAACGGCGAAGGACAGAAATTATTAAAAATGAACTACAGCGTATCGAGATCTACAGATGTATCCGGACGTGTAGCATCAGATCCTTCCAATGCATTGATCAAAGTTACAGTAGAAGCTACTGAAAAATCAGACATTCTTGAAAGCTTACTGAACGGAAAATATAAGCCTACGGTAGGAGAAATTGTTTTCAACAAATCTCACGAAGAAGGAACACTGATCACCCTGAAATGGGAAAACGGATATGTGATCCAGCACGAAGTAGATTTCGACGCTATCGACAGCAACAGTATGCTGATCAGTTTCGTAATCAGTGCAGAAGGAATTGACTATGGAAACTCACGTTTCGATGGTTTATGGCCTTCGGCAGGTAAATAAGCCTATTCATCATCTTAGTAAAAATAAAATTGGTACAGAACAGCGGCTTGCAAGAGTATGCTGTTCTGTTTTTCCATGTACAGCGTACCGGGATTTAACCCAATTAATCATAGAATACTAAGATTTCAGCCTATATTTTTTTGATTCTGTGTGCTGTACTATCAGCAGTTTATTTAATAGTTAATTTTAAACACAAAACGCTATGTTTCAGGATGACAAAACAATTAAAGTAGAGAACCCGAAGACTACTGTAAAAGGCAGTAAGGAGAAGTTGAAGGATGCAGCCAAAGAAAATATTGCCCAAAAAACAGATGCAAAATTAAATAAAGCGGGAGATCATATAAAAAATACTGTAAAAACAGAACAACAGGGGGCAGATATGTTCATGAACCAGACTTTTGTTCCGAACAACCCGTCTATCGTTGAAAATAAAGTGTGGGCCAGGCAGCCTACCTCAAAAATACATAATGCCGAAGCAATCCCACAAAGTATTATCGCCGGTATCAACCGTGTGGTGAAGCTGGATATCGTGATTGAAGGGCAGATGATTAAGCATTTCAAGCATTTCAAACTGGTGCAGAGTGCGAGCAAACATCATGAATTTAATCTGACACTTGCCCATGATACTTTAGGAAGTGCTGAAAATCATAACCTGGAAAATGCTCAGAACTTTTTAGGAAAGAGAATTACAGTGGTCTTCAAATATAAGGATATTGATAAAGGAGCAGAACGAAACTTTGTAGGAGTTGTGACGGAAGTTGGTTTCAGTCAGGAAAAGGGAAGTCTTGGGAATATCGTTCTTAAAGGATACAGTCCCACTGTACTTCTGGATGCAGCTCCGCATATTCAGAGCTTTGGAGGAAGCCAGCCGGTCAGCCTGAACAGTATTGCAGATCATGTCATCAGAGAAGGCCTTGGACAAAATAAATTTGACTTCAGGGTAGATGCCCAGTATGGCAATGTTTCCTATAGCTCACAATACGAAGAAACCCATTATAACTACCTTGCCAGAATGGCGGAAGCTTACGGTGAGCAGTTTTACTATGACGGTGAAGTGCTGCATTTCGGAAAACTTCCCCCTCAGGAGAAACCTGTAAAACTTACTTATGGAAGCACCGTAAGTGATATTGCCATTAAAATGAGAGCACAGCATGTAAGCCCGACTTTTTATGGCTATAACAGCAGCAAAAATGAAAAGCTTACTGCCGGAAGTTCGAAAATAAACCATACCTCTGATATTGCCAGAAGGGCCTATGAAATCTCAGAAAAAACCTTTACTACACCTTCTTTGAGAGTTGCTCCCATCAAAGCTTCATCTTTTATGGATATCGATGCTTCTCAGAAAGGAACCGCAGGAAGTAAGGCCTCAGAAGTTTTTATCACTTCAGGAACTACAACAGTACCTTTCCTCTATCCTGGATGTACCGCTGATATTGAAATGCGTAAGGCAGACAGTAGTGATACATCTTACTTTACCAAATTGATGATTCTGGAAGTTACCCATGAAGTAGATGCAAGAGGATATTATGACGGTCAGTTTGAAGCAATTGCCGCCGATACAGGTTTTATCCCACGGCCGGAATTCGAAACCCCAAGAGCAGAAGCCCAGTTTGCCAAAGTAATTTCCAATACGGATCCTTTAAACCAGGGAAGAGTTCAGGTCCAGTTTGATTGGCAGAACGGCCCTGATATCTCAGAATTTATCCGTGTCATGTCACCTGATGCCGGAAGCAGTGATAAAGTCAATAAGAACCGTGGCTTCATGTCTGTACCGGAAGTAGGAGACCAGGTGATCGTCAACTTCGTACACCAGCATCCTGACCGCCCGTTTGTGATGGGGGGAATGTACCATGGAGGTATCGGAGGCGGTGGTGGTGCCGGAAATAATATTATGAGCTTAAGCAGTAAAAGCGGAAATATTATCCAGTTTCATGACGGATGCGGAATTGAGATTAAAGACCGAAGCGGAAATCATGTTACTTTGAGCGGAACAGGAAATATAGATACAAAAGTAAGTAACAACAGCAAAGAAGAGATCGGAAACGACAGTACAGTAAAAATTGGAAATAAAAGTACTGTTAATGTCACTTCAAAAAGTACCCATACTGTGGGAGAAGAGCAAAGTGTTCTTACAATGGGGAGTGATGGAGTTATTGATCTGAGTGGGAAAACTTCCGTTAAGATAAAAGTATCTGATACCAGTTATATTGAAATTACCAGTACCAAAATCATTATTGAAAGTGATATCATTGAAATAAAAGGAAAAACTTCCTCTACAATTACAGGAAGTGGAAGTGCAAAAGCTGTTTTTAATGGAAAAACTGTTGTCGAAGGAAAGCCTGTAGAAATAAATTAATGATATGGAGATTATTAGATATGATATAAAAAAAGGAGATACTTTAGAATCAATAGCAAATGATCATGACTTATCAGTTAAAGAGCTTATAAACTTCCATAATGATAATTGCGGTCTGACAAGCATGATTATTGGAAAAGAAATTCCGATACAGTTAAATTTTTTATTATTAGAAAAAAATAGGGAAAAAAGGATTGTAAATATTAATGATGAATATGAAGATACAGCAAGGTACAGATGCGAGCAAACTGTTATTACAAAACTTAATGGAATACCTACCAATACAGCTGATACAAAAAGAGAATATATTGTAAAAAAAAGAAAGATCAATAACATACCTGTTGTAGAAGTCAGTATAACGGATCAGATAGTAGTAATGAATCCTAACCAGTATCAGGATGCTGTTTTATTAGTGGCAGATCTGGATCGTATAAAATGTAATGGTGTTATTTTGGAAATCAATATTCAATCCGGTAATATTGAAAAGATTATTAATCATGATGATATCATAAAACATTGGCAGAAACATAAACATAAGCTTGAAGAAGGCTATTCATTTGTAAGAAACCCTAAAGCAGCCGAGGCGATCAGATCTTTTATAAATATGGCCGAAAAACAAATTATAAATCAAGAAACTCTGATTGAAGATCTAAAAACGAAAATGTTTTTTGATGCTTTTTTTGATAAGCATTTAGTGAATGCAGAGGATAAACTGGAGCCCTATAAAAGAAAGTTTTATTCTCAACTTTTTTTGGGAGAAATCATAGATTTGCATATTAAGCAGGATTTATTACGAGAAACTGAATCTAAAATTCTTATTAGAAAAGTGAGCTCAATTGGTAAAGAAATTCAGCACTCAGACCGGATTCAGAAACAGTATGAAGAAAAATATAAACCTGTAATACATTACAGATTTTCTGAGTATAATATCAGTTACAGGGAAAGGGTTGTCTATGATGAAGAACAGGAGTGGCTTGAGCACGCTGATATTACTGTTATCGAAGAGGTTAAAAACAATGTACAACTTTTGGTTAATTATAAATTACAAAAAATTGAATAATGGCAGATTCCTATATCATTCAAAGTGTAAATGTAGTTTGTACTAATATGCAGGTTCCTGGTCCACTTAAAATAGGGGTTTCCAGAAGTGAACCTAGTGTTTATAATACAAATAAGGCTCATTATTTTTTGACTGTTGATGACAAAAAAATAAGTGAAACTTTTAAATGTAAAATGGCAGCTAAAAAATGGGGTGGGCTTGCAATGCTATGTGCAGGTTTAGCAATAGGAGGCGCAATACTTCTTTGTGTTGCAACAGGAGGTCTTGCCGCACCTGCATTACTCGCAGTTGCTGTTGCAGCTACCTCTACAGCTGGTGTTGTAATTGGCGCAGTTGGTACTGTGGGGGCTCTGGCTTATGGATTTTACAGAGAGGCTCATGATTGTGATGCAACATTGGAATCAAAATGGGAGAACTTCCATACTAATGTAATGTTTGAGAAAAAAAACGCATTATTGAACAGTTCTTTCATGGCTTGCAGTGTTGGAGGTAAGATAACGCTTATTGTAGATGATGCTATTGCCAATGAGGCAGCAACATTTATCAGTAATAATAATGCGAAAGAAATTACAGCACAGGCACTCAGCAAATTTGGTGCGGGATTGATTGGCGGTTTAACAGGAGGAGCAAATATCCCGGGAATGTTGATCGCTATAGGATGTGATATAAAATTTGAGGATGGAGAAAACTCTACTTATGATATGGAGAAATTTCAATCCGAAGCTGTTGAAACTGGAATTGAAGAAGGGATCGGATTAGGTGCTGATGCCGTTGAAGAAGGTAGTGAAATGTATAAAATAACCCAGCATAACCAGGCTGTAACCCGTGAAATGACCCAATATAGTACAGATGCTATTAATGCAGGTATTGCAGGTGATGCTTCCCGTCAGGCAAGTCGTGAACTGGCTGCAGACATTGCTTCCCGTTCTTTTTTAGATTATAATTGGAAAGACGCTCTGAAGGGAGTAGGACTTGGTTTGGGAGGTGCTGTGGTAGGTTTTGCATTAGAGCAGTCGGTGAATGTGTATGAGAATAGTCTGCAGTCTGAGGCAATGCTAAAACAAAGAGAAATGGATAAAGCAGATAATAAAAACAATATTGGAGTTATTGCACATAGAAAATAATATTTTATGAAAAAAATGGGTTTCGTAATTGGTCTATTGATAGGTATACCTTTATTTATAATTCTTATTAATTTCTTGTTTTTCAGAGGAAATGATCCTTCAGAAAATGAAATAAACAGTTATATATCACACTCAAAAAAAGAAATGATCATCTTACCACAAAATGCTAAAACCGAGAATAAACAATATATTGCTGGCTTAAGCAGACGAGGCCGCCCATCTGCTTTTTTAAAGAAATATTATTTTTATGACAGCCGGCATAAAAAGTTTTTTGCTCTATTGATTTTTGATGGCTTTGACAAAAAATCTAATGATAGATGGTGGGTATTAGGAGATAATGAAGAAGGGGATAAAATCTCTGTGCAAATCAACCAAGATCAGCTTAATGATCCCAAATATGGTACTGAAAACAATCCTGTCCCTGTATTTCCAAGAGATATACACAATTTGAAGGGAGGTTTTACATCAGATCCTTTTCATGTTTCGGATCCTTTGAATTTTATATTTGTAGAGCAATATTTGAAATTTTTTATGCCCAAAGATGAGTTTGCAAAAATGTTTAAACAATGATTTAGTTTAATGAAAAAAAGGGTTATAGCTGGCTTATTAATCGGTATTTTACTCAAATCAAATAAATATATTATAACCTAAGTTATTAATACTGTATTTATTCCTAATACTACGCACTATATAAGAAATAGTATATACTTGGATCAAGCAGGTGAGCAAACTCTTCTGTATTTTTTATTTAATAGCATCAGCTTTGGA
This window of the Chryseobacterium arthrosphaerae genome carries:
- a CDS encoding LysM peptidoglycan-binding domain-containing protein; protein product: MEIIRYDIKKGDTLESIANDHDLSVKELINFHNDNCGLTSMIIGKEIPIQLNFLLLEKNREKRIVNINDEYEDTARYRCEQTVITKLNGIPTNTADTKREYIVKKRKINNIPVVEVSITDQIVVMNPNQYQDAVLLVADLDRIKCNGVILEINIQSGNIEKIINHDDIIKHWQKHKHKLEEGYSFVRNPKAAEAIRSFINMAEKQIINQETLIEDLKTKMFFDAFFDKHLVNAEDKLEPYKRKFYSQLFLGEIIDLHIKQDLLRETESKILIRKVSSIGKEIQHSDRIQKQYEEKYKPVIHYRFSEYNISYRERVVYDEEQEWLEHADITVIEEVKNNVQLLVNYKLQKIE
- a CDS encoding YdcF family protein — encoded protein: MMKNKLKYIFLLPVLWFFIHCVYIIADGLIDRQGKADVAVVLGNKVNEDGTLSDRLAARMDQSITLYTSGRVKKILVSGGLGKEGYWEGNKMEEYLVKKNIPKKDIIVDNNGNNTEMTVKNAIRICDSLHFKKVISVSQYYHQTRIKKLFKKSQFHAIESSSPQYFEIRDFYSIFREFFAYYFG
- a CDS encoding lytic transglycosylase domain-containing protein, translating into MKTIVRNIFTGLLLMGTTVFVNGQFLAASDTSESSVKKYKGIINANKDLVEFIEQLLLQKGLPKHLRNLALIESHFNKNITSGAGAVGIWQFMTAHANQYGLTEQGRTDIYKSTKTAAISLSNLYKKYNNWVTVVAAYNCGEGNIAKAMQAAGSSQYHEFSKYLPGETINHVKKYLNACYATGELQSVLSNYNSSRLHKVFFENGNRKVTDEVLSETDINAGFNLKVVAAELNVDVDKILAWNPGIEEELQKKGESTLYLPTDLMPDFLLRKNKILMRSIKEGAAVQQ
- a CDS encoding ATP-dependent Clp protease ATP-binding subunit, producing MGVLVTNETVKQLFHIAQSIAKENYNGTYGGPHILQALMHKDIGLNEFLKSIDKDPGYFYEWADVRIEEYPKTAHLPDEVGQDDAVDTLIEEADDIRLKLGLDEITPICILTAIVKPQVVFSLQQLKSLPLREHEIFNLYRKDTPFTVSEDGDFSSIFSNGSDYTDSSFPSIKSYCVDRTAQARKGELENIIGRDKELRMLVEILCRRSKPNVIIIGEPGVGKTALVEGFAIEITKGNVPEMLKNGTLLELDTGALLAGTSYKGEIEDRLKKVINECKKIEKAILFIDEIHTLLDPKGSIGNVANLLKPELARGEITVIGATTQEEYRKIIEPEQAFNRRFEVLTVNEPDEKTCVKMIDVLLEGYKKHHGIEVEKTALPECVRLAKRYAKGKKLPDAAIDLLDRTMAAIKMLDELSEKELDSWKESYDAILKEEYADSKDKADELIWTYNLLRDKISPILWGSLSEQPALDNAMPVDQIQKIIEDTYAELLQHAAKKREKVDRLELAAVMAAKTNIPIGKIQAQEKEKLLNMESLLLNRVVGQDHALKILSDAIVENRSGLNKPGQPIGSFFLLGPTGTGKTELAKSMAELLFNDEKAMVRFDMSEFKEEHSAALLYGAPPGYVGYEEGGMLVNKIRQQPYTVVLFDEIEKAHHSVFDVFLQIMDEGKVHDKLGKEGDFSNALILFTSNIGSEEIVKQFEEGKVPESSSLMQIMSNSGRFRPEFLARITEIIPFAPITESIAERIFNIQLKSLHTSLTRLGIALQISDDAVRNLALGGFSSKYGARQISGVIRAQLARPISKMIVREEVKSGQTIHVDWNKEEDKLSWKVD
- the tssD gene encoding type VI secretion system tube protein TssD, whose product is MAERNSRGILKFNNGEGQKLLKMNYSVSRSTDVSGRVASDPSNALIKVTVEATEKSDILESLLNGKYKPTVGEIVFNKSHEEGTLITLKWENGYVIQHEVDFDAIDSNSMLISFVISAEGIDYGNSRFDGLWPSAGK
- a CDS encoding PAAR-like protein; protein product: MADSYIIQSVNVVCTNMQVPGPLKIGVSRSEPSVYNTNKAHYFLTVDDKKISETFKCKMAAKKWGGLAMLCAGLAIGGAILLCVATGGLAAPALLAVAVAATSTAGVVIGAVGTVGALAYGFYREAHDCDATLESKWENFHTNVMFEKKNALLNSSFMACSVGGKITLIVDDAIANEAATFISNNNAKEITAQALSKFGAGLIGGLTGGANIPGMLIAIGCDIKFEDGENSTYDMEKFQSEAVETGIEEGIGLGADAVEEGSEMYKITQHNQAVTREMTQYSTDAINAGIAGDASRQASRELAADIASRSFLDYNWKDALKGVGLGLGGAVVGFALEQSVNVYENSLQSEAMLKQREMDKADNKNNIGVIAHRK
- a CDS encoding type VI secretion system Vgr family protein; the protein is MFQDDKTIKVENPKTTVKGSKEKLKDAAKENIAQKTDAKLNKAGDHIKNTVKTEQQGADMFMNQTFVPNNPSIVENKVWARQPTSKIHNAEAIPQSIIAGINRVVKLDIVIEGQMIKHFKHFKLVQSASKHHEFNLTLAHDTLGSAENHNLENAQNFLGKRITVVFKYKDIDKGAERNFVGVVTEVGFSQEKGSLGNIVLKGYSPTVLLDAAPHIQSFGGSQPVSLNSIADHVIREGLGQNKFDFRVDAQYGNVSYSSQYEETHYNYLARMAEAYGEQFYYDGEVLHFGKLPPQEKPVKLTYGSTVSDIAIKMRAQHVSPTFYGYNSSKNEKLTAGSSKINHTSDIARRAYEISEKTFTTPSLRVAPIKASSFMDIDASQKGTAGSKASEVFITSGTTTVPFLYPGCTADIEMRKADSSDTSYFTKLMILEVTHEVDARGYYDGQFEAIAADTGFIPRPEFETPRAEAQFAKVISNTDPLNQGRVQVQFDWQNGPDISEFIRVMSPDAGSSDKVNKNRGFMSVPEVGDQVIVNFVHQHPDRPFVMGGMYHGGIGGGGGAGNNIMSLSSKSGNIIQFHDGCGIEIKDRSGNHVTLSGTGNIDTKVSNNSKEEIGNDSTVKIGNKSTVNVTSKSTHTVGEEQSVLTMGSDGVIDLSGKTSVKIKVSDTSYIEITSTKIIIESDIIEIKGKTSSTITGSGSAKAVFNGKTVVEGKPVEIN